The following is a genomic window from Verrucomicrobiia bacterium.
GCCTGACCTCCGCGCAAGCCAATCGCCTTCTCATCCAGGGCGGTGTCCGGCGCCAGAAACGAAAGGAGACGGTGGATAAAATGGCGGCTGCAATCCTGTTGCAAAGCTATTTGGACGGCCTCTCCGGCTGATCCGGCCTCATGGGCACCGCATCAAAAGGCTCGGCCAAAATCGCCTCGATACAGCGCCTGGCGGCGGATGATTTGGCCAAATTTAAGCTGGTCATCGCGTATGACGGCTCGGGTTACGAGGGATGGCAGATACAAAAGATCGGCACAGGCGTGCAGGAAAAGGTCGAGCAGGCCCTGGCAAAGCTTTTTGCGAGCCGCCCTCGGGTGCACAGTTCGAGCCGCACCGATACCGGCGTGCACGCTTTGGGCATGGCCGCGCATTTTGAAGTCCCACGCGCCCAGGCCAGGCTCTCCGTGCGCAAACTGATGCTCGCTCTCAATGCCTGGCTGCCACAAGACATCCGGGTTGTGCGCGCCGTGCGGACCGGAAAGGATTTTCATGCCCGCTTCAACGCCAGCGGCAAGCAGTACCGATACTTCGTTTGGAATCATGCCGCAATGAACCCGTTGCTGCGCGCGAGTGCCTGGCACGTTCCGCGTTCGCTGGATTTCAAGGCAATGCGCCTGGCCGCCCCTCTCTTCATCGGCAAGCACGACTTTCAATCCTTTGCGGCAAATACCGGCTACGCCAGGCAATCCACCGTGCGCAACCTCCGCCGTTGCGAATTAAGGCGCGCGGGGCCTTTGCTCACTTTCATCATCGAAGCGGACGGCTTCCTCTACAAGATGTGCCGCGGAATAGTGGGAACCCTCGTTCAAGTAGGACTGGGGAAATTTTCTGCCGGCGAAATCCCGTCGATGTTGGCGAAACGGGACCGGCGCGTGGCAGGGATGACCGCCCCAGCGCATGGATTGGTTCTTTGGAAGGTGTTTTACAAACAACATGCACATCGTCCTGGTCGAACCTGAAATCCCTCCCAATACAGGCAATATCGCCCGGCTCTGCGCGGCGACGCACAGCGTCCTGGACCTGATCGAGCCGTTTGGATTCAAGCTCGATAACGCGCAGCTCAAACGGGCTGGAATGGACTACTGGGAGCATGTCCAGTGGCATCGCTGGGCAAACTGGGCGGCTTTTGCATCGAGCTTGCCGGAAGGCGCAGGTCTCTGGTTTGTGGAATCCCATGGGCCGCGCCTGTACAGCGAGGCACAAATCGCTGCAGATGATTATCTCGTGTTTGGCCGCGAGACGGCAGGATTGCCGGGAAAATTACTCGAAGAAAACCGCCAGCGCTGGCTGCGCATTCCGATGTTCAATCCCAAAGCTCGTTCACTAAATCTTTCCAATTGTGTGGCCCTGGTCCTCTTTGAGGCCCTGCGCCAACAGGGCTTCCAAGGCCAACTATAGGTGGCCAGAAGAAAGAACTGGGCAAAGCCCGCCAAATCCTGTTTGCTCGGCGCATGAATCGACGCGCCTTTGTGCGAACCGGCGCCGGGGCCGCGGCCATGCTCTTTGTCCCCTCCTCCTGGTCCGCCGAAGCTCGCCTATTCAGGCTTGCTACCGCAGCTCCACAACAGGCCGTCCCTTCACTTTCCGTTCCCGAAGCCACTCAAATCCTTAGTACTCTAAAAGCCGTTCACCCACGGCTTTTGATCTCAAAAGAATCGGTTGAACATCTCAAAATCCAAATCGCCTCTGACCCTCTGCTGCGGCAATGGCACAAAACCCTCATCAAAAAGGCCCAGGACATTCTGCTCGAAGAACCCTCGCGCTATGAAATCCCCGATGGCTTGCGGCTGCTGGACACCAGCCGCCGAGTGGTCAGCCGGGTTTACACTTTGGCCCTGGCCTACCGGCTTGATGGCGATCGGCGCTACGCCGAACGCGCTTGGCGCGAACTGGCCGCCGCCGCTGCGTTTAAGGACTGGAACCCGCGCCACTTCCTGGATACGGCCGAGATGACCCATGCGTTCGCGATTGGTTATGATTGGCTTTACGATGTCTGGACTCCGGAACAGCGAGAAACAATCTGCCAATCGATAGTCGAGAAGGGGTTCCAACCCGCTTTAAAGGTCTATCGCGCCAATAACTGGTGGGCCAGCGCGCGGCATAATTGGAACCAGGTCTGCAACGGCGGCATCGGCATGGGGGCACTGGCCGTCGGCGATGTCGAACCGCAGGTCGCGGGCGAGGTCCTTCACTTTTCCCTCAAATCCTTGCCGCTCGCTATGAGCGAGTTTGCCCCGGACGGCGCCTGGAAAGAGGGACCCGGTTATTGGAATTACGCAACATCTTATAATGTGGTGTTTCTTGCCGGATTACAGACAGCCCTCGGAACCGACTTTGGTCTCTCGAAGCTGCCAGGTTTCAGCGACACCGGCCTCTTTCCGCTCTATCTCACCGGGCCGTTGCGGCGCACGTTCAACTATGCAGATGGGGGTGATGGCGCCATTCGCGCCCCGCAGATGTTCTGGCTGGCCCGTCAATTTAACAGGCCTGTGTATGCCGATTACGAGCGTCAGTTGGCTGCCCCGGCTCCCCTGGACCTGGTCTGGTTTTATTCACCCGGCGACGCCCAGGCGCCCGGGCTGCCCCTTGATAAGTATTTCCGGAATGCAAAGGTCGTTACATTGCGAAGCGATTGGCACGATTGGAAGGCCTGGTTCGTCGGCTTCAAAGGCGGTGATAATAAAGCCAACCATAGCCACCTGGATTTGGGCACCTTCGTCTTTGACGCCTTGGGGGCGCGGTGGGCTGTCGATTTGGGCGCGGATAATTATAATCTCCCCGGTTACTTCGATTTCGCCAAAAGACGATGGACCTACTATCGGCTGCGCGCTGAAGGGCATAACACCCTGGTCATCAACCCCGGCGCGGGACCGGACCAGGTCCTCGCCGCCAGCTCGCCCATCGAGCGCTTTGACCCCAGACCGGACCGCCCGTTTGCCATCGCCGACCTGAGCCGAGCTTATCAGGGCGCCGCGCGCAAAGTGCGGCGCGGGATTTCCCTCGAGCGAGGCAATACACTGCTCATTCAGGACGAGATTCAAGCTGACAAACCCGCTGAGGTTTGGTGGTTCATGCATACCCCCGCAAACGTCGAGATAGAAAAGGATGGCCGCCGCGCCATCCTTCGGCAAAAGGGCGAAGAACTCGAAGCCGGCCTCCTCTCGCCGGCGAATGCCACGTTTGAGGTCATGGATGCCGCCCCTTTGCCGGAGTCGCCGCACCCGGTGAAACAGGCCAAAAACAATGTCAGGAAACTCGCCATCCACCTCACGGGCGTCACCGAGTCACGCCTGGCCGTGCGCCTGGCGGCTTCCTCCCAAAATGCGCGATCTAATTCAAACGCGCCCCTCGTGCCCCTGTCAGAATGGTGAAAAAAAGGTTTTGATGCCTTCGGATGAATGCAAGAGAAGGCGCACCTGCCCCCTTCGAGGTTGAATGTTCGACGTTGAGCGTTGAATGTTCAGGTTTGCGGCAATCCTGACCAGTGCCAGGAGTTTTCCAGGGACGCAGTTTTTTTATCCTTCAGTCACATTGAGCCTCCGCAGGGTCATCAAATTGACAAGGGCTTGAATCCAGTCGAGCATGACTTCGCGGAGCGCATGGGTATGACTGACTTAGACCAGGATGAGCAATTCTATCGGGACACCGAGAGCGTGGCCTTTCCCAAGCTGGATGACCGGCAACTGGCCATGCTCGAACCGCTCGGCGTGCGGCGCATGGTGCGGCGGGGCGAGTTGGTATTCAAAGCGGGTCAGCGCGACCTGGGGATGGCGGTGGTTTTGCGCGGCGCCCTGGCAATCTTCGAGTCGCGGGATGGCCAGGAGCAGATTCTCGCGACCCCCGGGCCTCGTGATTTTGTCGGCGACGTGGCAATGCTGATGGGCACGGCGGCGCTGGCCAGCGCCCGAGGCGAGGCGGAAGAAAGCGAGATTCTAGAAGTGCCGGCCAATCGGCTGCGGCAGGCGCTGGCGGACCTTCCCGGGGTGGGCGAGCCTATCGTGCGCGCCTTTATCATGCGCCGGCAACGGCTGCAACGAGACCGGGAGTTTGCCGGGATGCGCATTGTCGCAAAGGAGGGCTCGCGCGAAGGACTCCAGCTTGACGATTTTCTCGACAAAAACCACGTCCCACACCGAGTGATCGATTTTCAAAGTGAATATGGACGGGGCCTTTGCGAGAGACTGCACCTTGCCAGCCGGGATTTGCCCGTGCTGCTTACGGCCACCGGTAACCTATTGCGACATCCCTCCTTGCGCGAGGTCGCCCGGGTAGCCGGACTGCTGCGCTCCGTAGCGGCTGATGAAGAGAGCGAGATTACCTGCGACCTGGCTATCATTGGCGCAGGGCCGGCCGGCCTGGCCGCCGCCGTCTATGCTGCTTCGGAAGGCCTCAAAACCATAGTTCTGGAGAGCTACGCGCCGGGGGGCCAGGCGGGGGCCTCTTCATTAATCGAGAACTTCTTTGGCTTCCCCACCGGTGTGGCCGGCGGGGAGTTGACCTACAACGCGCAGCTTCAAGCGTATCGGTTCGGCGCGAAGTTCGCCACACCGGCCCAGGCGCTCTCACTGGAATTTACTGACGGAGACCACCGCGCGAGCCTGCGAGCCGAAGGCTGTACCGCAAGCTTGCGCGCCAAGTGCGTCGTTATCGCCACGGGGGCTGAGTACCGGCGGCTGGACGCCGAGAGACGCGAGGAGTTTGAAGGGTGCGGGGTTTATTACGCCGCAACTGGCCGGGAAGGACGGCTCTGCCGGGGCTCGACAGTGATTGTCGCCGGTGGCGGCAACTCGGCCGGGCAAGCGGCAATGTTTCTCTCCGAAGGGGCCGAGAAAGTGCTGCTCGTCATCCGCGGCGAGGGCCTGGCAAAAAGCATGTCGAGTTATCTGGCGCGGCGGGTTGAGGCAAAAGAGAACATCGAGATTCTGGCGCACACGAAAATCTGCAGGATGCTGGGTGGCAAGGCCCTTGAAGCCGCCGAGTTGGAGAATACCAGCACGCATGAACGGCGAACTATCCAGACGCCGGCCATTTTTTCCATGAT
Proteins encoded in this region:
- the truA gene encoding tRNA pseudouridine(38-40) synthase TruA, giving the protein MGTASKGSAKIASIQRLAADDLAKFKLVIAYDGSGYEGWQIQKIGTGVQEKVEQALAKLFASRPRVHSSSRTDTGVHALGMAAHFEVPRAQARLSVRKLMLALNAWLPQDIRVVRAVRTGKDFHARFNASGKQYRYFVWNHAAMNPLLRASAWHVPRSLDFKAMRLAAPLFIGKHDFQSFAANTGYARQSTVRNLRRCELRRAGPLLTFIIEADGFLYKMCRGIVGTLVQVGLGKFSAGEIPSMLAKRDRRVAGMTAPAHGLVLWKVFYKQHAHRPGRT
- a CDS encoding tRNA (cytidine(34)-2'-O)-methyltransferase — translated: MHIVLVEPEIPPNTGNIARLCAATHSVLDLIEPFGFKLDNAQLKRAGMDYWEHVQWHRWANWAAFASSLPEGAGLWFVESHGPRLYSEAQIAADDYLVFGRETAGLPGKLLEENRQRWLRIPMFNPKARSLNLSNCVALVLFEALRQQGFQGQL
- a CDS encoding heparinase II/III family protein, which translates into the protein MNRRAFVRTGAGAAAMLFVPSSWSAEARLFRLATAAPQQAVPSLSVPEATQILSTLKAVHPRLLISKESVEHLKIQIASDPLLRQWHKTLIKKAQDILLEEPSRYEIPDGLRLLDTSRRVVSRVYTLALAYRLDGDRRYAERAWRELAAAAAFKDWNPRHFLDTAEMTHAFAIGYDWLYDVWTPEQRETICQSIVEKGFQPALKVYRANNWWASARHNWNQVCNGGIGMGALAVGDVEPQVAGEVLHFSLKSLPLAMSEFAPDGAWKEGPGYWNYATSYNVVFLAGLQTALGTDFGLSKLPGFSDTGLFPLYLTGPLRRTFNYADGGDGAIRAPQMFWLARQFNRPVYADYERQLAAPAPLDLVWFYSPGDAQAPGLPLDKYFRNAKVVTLRSDWHDWKAWFVGFKGGDNKANHSHLDLGTFVFDALGARWAVDLGADNYNLPGYFDFAKRRWTYYRLRAEGHNTLVINPGAGPDQVLAASSPIERFDPRPDRPFAIADLSRAYQGAARKVRRGISLERGNTLLIQDEIQADKPAEVWWFMHTPANVEIEKDGRRAILRQKGEELEAGLLSPANATFEVMDAAPLPESPHPVKQAKNNVRKLAIHLTGVTESRLAVRLAASSQNARSNSNAPLVPLSEW
- a CDS encoding FAD-dependent oxidoreductase, with the translated sequence MTDLDQDEQFYRDTESVAFPKLDDRQLAMLEPLGVRRMVRRGELVFKAGQRDLGMAVVLRGALAIFESRDGQEQILATPGPRDFVGDVAMLMGTAALASARGEAEESEILEVPANRLRQALADLPGVGEPIVRAFIMRRQRLQRDREFAGMRIVAKEGSREGLQLDDFLDKNHVPHRVIDFQSEYGRGLCERLHLASRDLPVLLTATGNLLRHPSLREVARVAGLLRSVAADEESEITCDLAIIGAGPAGLAAAVYAASEGLKTIVLESYAPGGQAGASSLIENFFGFPTGVAGGELTYNAQLQAYRFGAKFATPAQALSLEFTDGDHRASLRAEGCTASLRAKCVVIATGAEYRRLDAERREEFEGCGVYYAATGREGRLCRGSTVIVAGGGNSAGQAAMFLSEGAEKVLLVIRGEGLAKSMSSYLARRVEAKENIEILAHTKICRMLGGKALEAAELENTSTHERRTIQTPAIFSMIGANPCTGWLPSEIECDEKGFIKTGNAVVGAPAWKGMSRSPGPLETSRPGIFAAGDVRSGSVKRCAAAVGEGGMAVAGVHDVLGTYD